A region from the Triplophysa rosa linkage group LG4, Trosa_1v2, whole genome shotgun sequence genome encodes:
- the knstrn gene encoding small kinetochore-associated protein: protein MKKVQVKDAIPSQTGVTSKTAHAKNNTDNKKSQQRSLKVPTTRYGPQNDLREQNRNLTATNEDLQRQLEEMKVTVTELNHRCSDIKGENREIQKQLRDCHVLLVAENLDPVSGEKLGQTAQQKEEQRKEIMTVSQNLLTELKLFGEMAQEHAANLQEVQNTMRDLTENHEKLQQDRALFNLDVEEMERALAEAERLLI, encoded by the exons ATGAAGAAAGTTCAAGTGAAAGATGCCATCCCTTCACAGACCGGTGTGACATCCAAAACAGCACAtgccaaaaacaacacagacaACAA AAAGAGCCAGCAGAGATCTCTAAAAGT aCCAACCACAAGATATGGACCGCAAAATGACTTGAGGGAACAGAATCGAAACTTGACTGCAACGAATGAAGACCTGCAGAGACAGCTTGAAGAAATGAAG gTAACAGTAACTGAACTGAACCATCGATGCTCGGACATCAAGGGGGAAAACAGAGAAATTCAGAAACAGCTGCGAGACTGCCATGTCTTACTTGTTGCAGAAAATCTCGACCCAG TTTCAGGGGAGAAGTTGGGCCAAACAGCACAGCAGAAAGAAGAACAAAGAAAGGAAATTATG ACTGTTTCCCAAAATCTTTTGACTGAACTGAAACTGTTTGGAGAGATGGCTCAGGAGCATGCAGCAAATTTACAG GAAGTGCAGAATACCATGAGAGACCTGACGGAAAACCATGAAAAGCTCCAGCAGGATCGAGCATTGTTCAATCTGGATGTGGAGgaaatggagagagctttgGCGGAGGCAGAGAGGCTCTTGATATAG